The Pseudochaenichthys georgianus chromosome 24, fPseGeo1.2, whole genome shotgun sequence genome includes a region encoding these proteins:
- the LOC117440347 gene encoding uncharacterized protein: MGEPARHRKYPGWQLTIIRCYILHWGFLLQTTKDMHLEIIGYGTFRRHAKSYLEPAIIHKWNTDQQQNFDNLQQQGGNVAVAGDMRADSPGHSAKFGSYTLMNLGSNTILDFQLVQSNEVGGSYHMDKEGLKRCLDHLESKDLAVEYIVTDRHPQIQKYLRERNIEQFYDVWHFEKGLSKKLLKLTQNKDCDTKLKRWLRSIKKPCLLECDEHNLGAGEGGKVDVTGQPPTKRSRA; this comes from the exons ATGGGAGAGCCAGCCCGTCATCGGAAGTACCCCGGTTGGCAACTTACAATTATCCGCTGCTACATACTTCACTGGGGGTTCCTTCTTCAAACTACTAAAG ATATGCACCTGGAGATCATCGGGTATGGGACCTTCAGGAGGCATGCTAAGAGTTACCTGGAGCCTGCTATTATCCACAAGTGGAACACTGATCAGCAGCAGAATTTCGATAATCTACAACAACAGGGGGGAAATGTCGCAGTTGCAGGAGATATGAGAGCAGACTCTCCAG GACACTCGGCAAAGTTCGGGAGCTACACACTCATGAACCTGGGAAGCAACACCATTCTGGACTTCCAGCTTGTTCAG AGCAATGAAGTAGGTGGTAGTTACCACATGGACAAGGAGGGACTCAAAAGATGCCTAGATCATCTGGAGTCAAAGGATTTGGCGGTTGAGTACATTGTGACTGACCGTCATCCGCAGATCCAGAAGTACCTGAGGGAACGCAACATCGAACAATTCTATGATGTGTGGCACTTTGAAAAAG GTTTGTCCAAGAAACTTCTGAAACTTACACAGAACAAGGACTGTGACACAAAGTTGAAGAGGTGGCTGCGCAGCATAAAAAAACCATGTCTACTGGAGTGCGACGAGCACAACCTCGGGGCCGGAGAAGGTGGCAAGGTGGACGTCACTGGTCAACCACCTACAAAACGTTCACGTGCATGA